Proteins co-encoded in one Acipenser ruthenus chromosome 3, fAciRut3.2 maternal haplotype, whole genome shotgun sequence genomic window:
- the LOC117394572 gene encoding solute carrier family 22 member 13-like — translation MLTAVWGTPAAEILAPPDGQPTVLTAVRGTQTTATPPMGMLAVTMLTAEMLAPLDVQPAGAGHSSRGNAGNGNAGSRNRCQAPCTHCELLVLHLFVGTEWYGISKRSFSIILTHAAFSVGLMVLAGMAYAVREWRTLQLGLSVPLALTGIFFCILPESARWLLTQGKQEEAKKLILKAVNKRTVPETLLHQMEGEKSGKTGSVLDLFRIPRLRRITLIMSYIWYELTYCI, via the exons atgctgacagctgtGTGGGGCACTCCAGCAGCGGAAATCCTGGCTCCTCCAGACGGGCAGCCAACAGTGCTGACAGCAGTGCGGGGCACTCAgacaacagcaacaccacccatgGGAATGCTGGCAGTGACAATGCTGACAGCAGAAATGCTGGCTCCTCTAGATGTGCAGCCAGCAGGGGCTGGGCACTCCAGTCGTGGCAACGCTGGTaatggcaacgctggcagcagaAACAGATGCCAAG CACCCTGTACACATTGCGAGCTGCTTGTTCTTCATTTATTTGTAGGCACGGAGTGGTATGGAATCTCCAAGCGTTCCTTTTCCATCATCCTCACCCACGCTGCCTTTTCAGTGGGGCTGATGGTTCTGGCTGGCATGGCATACGCTGTTCGAGAGTGGAGGACACTGCAACTTGGGCTGTCTGTTCCGTTAGCACTCACTGGCATTTTCTTCTG CATTCTTCCTGAATCAGCCCGCTGGCTTCTGACCCAAGGAAAGCAGGAGGAAGCGAAGAAGCTGATCCTAAAAGCTGTGAATAAACGCACAGTGCCAGAGACCCTGCTTCACCAG atGGAAGGTGAGAAGTCAGGCAAGACCGGAAGTGTATTGGATCTGTTCAGAATACCCCGTCTGAGGAGAATCACACTAATCATGTCCTATATCTGGTATGAGCTAACTTACTGTATATGA